One window of Tepidanaerobacter acetatoxydans Re1 genomic DNA carries:
- a CDS encoding helix-turn-helix domain-containing protein, protein MDYISAPEAAKKWSISERRVQKLCEENRIPGVVRFSRMWLIPKDATKPVDGRRKEKTNE, encoded by the coding sequence ATGGATTATATTTCTGCCCCGGAGGCGGCTAAGAAATGGAGCATTTCAGAGCGACGAGTACAAAAACTTTGTGAGGAAAACCGTATACCCGGTGTGGTAAGGTTCAGCCGAATGTGGCTTATTCCAAAAGACGCAACGAAACCCGTTGATGGACGGAGAAAGGAAAAAACCAATGAATAG